A genomic region of Rhodohalobacter sp. 614A contains the following coding sequences:
- a CDS encoding PAS domain S-box protein, which yields MGYKILIVDDNQVDAQLMKEYLIRSGEGFGEITLVHDREAYEESLQTLKLDLILSDYRLIDFNGIDAIRLRNQYCKEVPLIIISGTIGEEKAVEVIKAGAIDFLIKNNTEKRLAQIAIRAIEEAAEKRRRKQAEESLETSEENYRLLTENSTDMISRNKPDGEYLYVSPSSKDVLGYEPEELVGTSVFDYIHPDHQDVIEKSRQNHQDNPDINIFQYLIKRKDGEWQWVETTSRILRHPETGEVHEIQASTRDITKRISYEKDLEKEVHLNDQIINSLPGIFFILSEDKKIIRVNKKLQTILGYTADELAEMRLQDLYTEEDQNKVRKTVESAFKNGSASLSSQLNTKEGLQPYYYLTCSRIRQEEKDLVLGMGIDISDRVRAEEMIQKSLKEKEILLMEIHHRVKNNLALISGIMQLHASKTNNNEVSEHLTNSQSRIKSIAIVHELLYETHNFSDIPLNKDIEKLIKHISNTVQAKTNIDWKIDMDHVELNVNQAIPCALIVNEVITNIYKHAFHMQEEGKVTVSLKEKNGGVTVTIDDDGIGMAEDMDLSNSDSLGMTLIKTLSNQLDGNVEYKTEADATRFKLTFQKMDVKGGASHFYSQHL from the coding sequence ATGGGATATAAAATTTTAATTGTTGATGACAATCAAGTAGATGCCCAATTGATGAAAGAATATCTTATTCGTTCAGGAGAGGGCTTCGGGGAAATTACGCTTGTTCATGATAGAGAAGCTTATGAAGAATCGCTTCAGACTTTAAAACTCGATTTGATTCTTTCGGATTATCGGCTGATCGATTTCAATGGAATAGATGCTATTCGTCTTAGAAATCAATACTGCAAGGAGGTTCCCTTAATTATTATCTCAGGGACAATCGGGGAAGAAAAAGCCGTAGAAGTGATAAAAGCAGGAGCGATTGATTTTTTAATCAAGAACAATACAGAAAAACGCCTTGCTCAAATAGCGATCCGGGCTATTGAGGAAGCCGCTGAGAAAAGAAGGCGAAAACAGGCAGAGGAATCATTAGAAACGAGTGAAGAAAACTACCGTTTGCTCACAGAAAACTCTACCGATATGATTAGCCGTAATAAACCAGATGGGGAATATTTATACGTATCTCCCTCGAGCAAAGATGTTTTGGGATACGAACCGGAGGAACTTGTGGGCACGTCGGTTTTTGATTATATCCACCCCGATCATCAGGATGTTATTGAGAAGTCACGCCAAAACCACCAGGACAATCCTGATATAAATATTTTTCAATATCTGATAAAACGAAAAGATGGAGAGTGGCAATGGGTGGAGACCACCAGCAGAATACTCCGGCACCCGGAAACTGGAGAGGTACATGAAATTCAAGCCTCAACGAGAGACATAACAAAAAGAATAAGCTATGAGAAAGATCTTGAAAAAGAGGTTCATCTGAATGACCAAATTATCAACAGTTTGCCTGGAATATTTTTTATTCTTTCTGAGGATAAAAAAATTATCCGGGTTAATAAAAAACTGCAAACTATTCTTGGATATACCGCTGATGAGCTTGCAGAAATGAGACTTCAGGATTTATACACTGAGGAAGATCAGAATAAGGTCAGGAAAACAGTTGAAAGTGCTTTTAAAAATGGCAGTGCCTCATTGTCTTCTCAACTGAATACCAAAGAAGGTCTACAGCCTTACTATTATTTAACTTGTTCCCGGATTCGCCAGGAAGAGAAAGATTTAGTTTTGGGAATGGGGATTGATATTTCTGATCGGGTCAGGGCTGAAGAGATGATTCAAAAATCTCTTAAAGAGAAAGAAATCCTATTGATGGAAATACATCACAGAGTAAAGAATAATCTTGCTTTGATCTCGGGAATTATGCAACTGCACGCTTCAAAAACGAATAACAATGAAGTTTCCGAGCATTTGACAAATAGCCAAAGCCGAATCAAATCCATCGCAATTGTCCATGAATTGCTGTATGAAACTCACAATTTCTCCGACATTCCACTGAATAAGGATATCGAGAAACTGATTAAACATATTTCAAACACAGTTCAGGCTAAAACTAACATCGATTGGAAAATAGATATGGATCATGTTGAATTGAACGTGAACCAGGCCATTCCGTGTGCACTTATTGTAAATGAAGTTATTACGAATATTTATAAGCACGCTTTTCATATGCAAGAGGAAGGAAAAGTTACAGTTTCTCTGAAGGAAAAGAATGGTGGCGTGACGGTTACCATAGATGATGACGGAATTGGCATGGCAGAAGACATGGACTTATCCAATTCAGATAGCCTGGGAATGACCCTTATCAAAACCTTAAGCAATCAACTGGATGGTAACGTTGAATATAAAACAGAGGCAGACGCAACAAGGTTTAAATTAACCTTCCAAAAAATGGACGTGAAAGGCGGGGCCAGCCATTTTTACAGTCAACACCTTTGA
- a CDS encoding SDR family NAD(P)-dependent oxidoreductase, with amino-acid sequence MDLKLKGKNAIVTGASKGIGKGIAESLAKEGCNVSICARHKKELEATVEELLEYDGDIISVAADLTREEDIQMLVDTTFNSFGSIDILVNNAGTIGKAGTFDATPLAKWKDVFELNLFSVVSLTKKVVPYMKEKGWGRIINISSENGSQPYPDMIHYSASKGALDNFSKALSKAVAGDGILVNTVSPAFIMTPLVENMMEQAAKEEGISKDEAIQSFLKNHRPNIEVERPGTIEEVGELVAFLASPKSSFINGANYRVDGGSVAAE; translated from the coding sequence ATGGATCTGAAGTTAAAGGGTAAAAATGCGATTGTAACTGGTGCCAGTAAAGGAATTGGAAAAGGGATTGCTGAATCCCTGGCTAAAGAAGGGTGTAATGTAAGTATTTGCGCACGTCACAAAAAAGAACTTGAAGCCACTGTTGAAGAACTGCTTGAATATGATGGCGATATAATATCTGTTGCAGCTGATTTAACGAGAGAAGAAGACATTCAAATGTTGGTGGATACTACATTCAATTCCTTTGGTTCAATCGATATTCTTGTCAATAATGCCGGAACTATTGGTAAAGCGGGAACTTTTGATGCAACTCCTCTTGCTAAATGGAAGGATGTTTTTGAGCTAAATCTATTTTCAGTTGTTTCACTTACCAAGAAAGTTGTACCCTACATGAAGGAAAAAGGGTGGGGACGAATCATTAATATTTCTTCTGAGAATGGTTCACAACCTTATCCCGATATGATCCATTACAGTGCCTCAAAAGGAGCTCTCGACAATTTTTCAAAAGCTTTGTCGAAGGCTGTAGCTGGTGACGGAATTCTGGTTAATACAGTAAGTCCGGCCTTTATTATGACGCCGCTTGTTGAGAATATGATGGAACAGGCAGCAAAAGAAGAAGGGATTTCCAAAGATGAGGCTATACAATCATTTCTAAAAAATCACCGACCAAATATTGAAGTAGAGCGTCCGGGAACCATTGAAGAAGTGGGAGAGTTGGTTGCTTTTCTCGCCTCACCCAAATCATCATTTATTAATGGAGCCAATTACCGGGTAGATGGCGGTTCGGTTGCTGCGGAATAA
- a CDS encoding sensor histidine kinase → MKKNLGYIVLAISGSIYILYNFTVTSYILHLIPERTLVLRETAVAEISAFIPVAILFIGLMKLSQFREELFNRFSAKSLFIHSLILISFIGIHSFWQVFSNSLLISETKFSFDAITVDAMTFLNMRTMVYVLIVGLIIGVKRIEEKESYTLKESELKLKLERAKIRKFELKLNPDVIYPTLEYVKENAEKNPELSSQLILNLSKQMRILIDHLSDECIPLNEDVQFFKYYFESLNIRLKKKIEIDVKVDEKHMDMKNPSLVLLVPFFEKLFIGEYSGFTKQVEKITYSSGHTRPNAVELSIEISPVESIVELKKDLKDDEHIQAIQNLLKYYDENSSLNAILAINTLAIHLTIPFVPVTMEEYA, encoded by the coding sequence ATGAAAAAGAACTTAGGGTATATAGTCTTAGCCATCTCCGGTTCTATATATATACTCTATAATTTTACTGTTACCAGCTATATTTTGCACCTGATACCGGAAAGAACTCTTGTTCTAAGAGAAACAGCTGTGGCTGAAATTTCAGCTTTCATTCCTGTTGCCATTCTTTTTATCGGGTTGATGAAGCTCTCACAATTCAGGGAAGAATTATTTAACCGGTTCTCGGCTAAATCACTTTTTATTCATTCGTTGATACTGATTTCATTTATTGGGATCCATTCTTTTTGGCAAGTGTTTTCTAATTCACTTCTCATATCGGAGACCAAATTCAGTTTTGATGCAATTACTGTAGATGCCATGACTTTTCTGAATATGCGGACGATGGTATATGTACTTATTGTGGGATTAATTATCGGCGTAAAGCGTATTGAAGAGAAAGAGAGTTATACGCTAAAAGAATCGGAACTGAAATTAAAACTTGAACGGGCAAAAATTCGAAAATTCGAGTTAAAACTGAATCCTGATGTCATTTACCCCACACTGGAATATGTAAAAGAAAATGCAGAAAAAAATCCGGAGTTATCTTCTCAACTAATTCTCAATTTAAGCAAGCAGATGAGAATTTTAATTGATCATCTCAGTGATGAATGTATTCCACTGAACGAGGATGTGCAATTCTTTAAATACTACTTTGAAAGTTTGAATATTCGTCTTAAAAAGAAGATAGAAATTGATGTGAAAGTAGATGAAAAACATATGGATATGAAAAATCCATCGCTGGTTTTGCTGGTGCCTTTTTTTGAGAAATTATTTATCGGAGAATATTCAGGATTTACAAAACAAGTGGAGAAGATAACCTACAGTTCGGGACATACACGGCCCAATGCTGTGGAGCTCTCCATTGAAATATCTCCCGTAGAAAGTATTGTGGAACTGAAAAAAGATTTGAAGGATGATGAGCATATACAAGCTATTCAAAATCTCTTAAAATATTATGATGAAAACAGCTCTCTGAATGCAATTTTGGCAATAAATACTCTTGCCATTCATCTTACCATTCCATTTGTACCTGTAACAATGGAGGAGTATGCCTGA
- a CDS encoding sensor histidine kinase produces MPEKIKQKVFHSLPYIGVLFMILFLTTLIPALYFQSESNMEISFWFVRAFLIAITPILFIPAIYWISIKRPILQNWKNILLHVVLSAVFCFFFLLIFQLTLFYLYQGKNFLALALESITNILTRQFFSVGTILFFGYWGIVVLFGLKRYYEEVDDVQRKANEIQSQLEQATLSSLQAQLKPHFLFNTLSMVDQMLTENPSQAVAMVDKLERLLRNTFDRNNSESCTIEEEVEFLKKYLSIEENRFQDRLTVEYSISDSTENIMIPRYLLQPLVENAIVHGVGKTIQKSVILIKSEFLADQLVLSVENNVSSFRSFRRERSKGIGLNNVEKRIHIYFGEDARLNVLSSKADVFKSRILIPKKYLLDQQTEKARDRSSKPQYHKSLKL; encoded by the coding sequence ATGCCTGAGAAGATCAAACAAAAAGTATTTCATTCGCTGCCATATATCGGTGTGCTGTTTATGATACTTTTTTTAACTACTCTCATACCGGCACTTTACTTTCAAAGCGAGAGTAATATGGAGATAAGTTTTTGGTTTGTCAGGGCATTTTTAATTGCGATAACTCCAATTCTATTTATTCCGGCTATCTATTGGATTTCAATAAAAAGGCCTATTCTCCAGAACTGGAAGAACATTCTACTGCATGTAGTTTTAAGTGCTGTTTTCTGCTTCTTTTTCCTGCTGATATTTCAACTCACACTATTCTACTTATACCAGGGAAAAAATTTCCTGGCACTTGCCCTGGAAAGTATTACCAATATTTTAACGCGCCAGTTTTTCTCTGTTGGAACCATACTTTTCTTTGGCTATTGGGGAATTGTGGTTCTTTTTGGCCTGAAAAGATATTATGAAGAAGTGGATGACGTGCAGCGAAAAGCCAATGAAATTCAATCTCAGCTTGAACAGGCAACTCTTTCCAGCCTGCAGGCTCAGCTGAAGCCACATTTTTTATTTAACACCTTAAGCATGGTTGACCAGATGCTTACTGAAAATCCCTCACAAGCTGTTGCCATGGTTGACAAACTGGAGAGACTGCTTCGAAATACTTTCGATCGCAATAACTCTGAGAGTTGTACCATAGAAGAAGAGGTCGAATTTCTTAAAAAATACCTGTCGATTGAGGAGAACAGATTTCAGGACCGGTTAACGGTTGAATATTCGATCTCCGATAGTACTGAAAATATTATGATTCCACGTTACCTATTACAGCCGCTGGTTGAGAATGCCATTGTGCATGGGGTCGGTAAGACGATTCAGAAATCTGTAATTTTGATAAAATCTGAATTTTTAGCTGACCAGCTGGTTCTTTCTGTAGAAAATAACGTATCAAGCTTTCGAAGTTTCAGGCGGGAAAGGTCAAAGGGAATCGGGTTGAATAATGTGGAAAAACGTATTCATATATATTTTGGTGAAGACGCCAGGTTAAACGTATTAAGTTCAAAAGCCGATGTTTTTAAAAGCAGGATCCTGATCCCTAAAAAGTATTTGTTGGATCAGCAAACAGAGAAAGCAAGAGACCGTTCTTCAAAACCTCAATATCATAAATCTCTAAAGCTATGA
- a CDS encoding LytR/AlgR family response regulator transcription factor, whose amino-acid sequence MIRVIVVDDEKHARNKLANLLAGYADLDVVSVCKNGLEAINEINSKNPNLVFLDIEMPEIDGFQVIENIECDPLPYIIFVTAFSHYAVKAFEVEALDYIHKPIDRARIKKSMDRYFKVASNNGSMDEYEERVRTVLREVENHKWLERFIVKKSGEYFLVNANDVFWIEADGNYINIVTSDSKYFVRHTLTGFENHLDSAQFFRISRSVIVNIDWISKIEDHHYGNFMIQMKNGSKLKMSKNYRGILEEFKNF is encoded by the coding sequence ATGATTCGGGTAATTGTCGTTGATGACGAAAAACACGCACGTAACAAGCTTGCCAATTTGTTAGCTGGTTACGCTGATCTGGACGTGGTTTCAGTCTGTAAAAACGGTCTTGAAGCTATAAATGAAATCAATAGTAAAAATCCTAACTTGGTTTTCCTGGATATCGAAATGCCTGAAATTGACGGTTTTCAGGTAATTGAAAATATTGAGTGCGATCCGCTTCCATATATAATATTTGTTACTGCTTTCAGCCATTATGCGGTAAAAGCGTTTGAAGTTGAAGCGCTGGACTATATTCACAAACCCATTGACAGGGCTCGAATCAAAAAAAGTATGGACCGATATTTTAAAGTGGCCAGCAATAATGGAAGTATGGATGAGTATGAAGAGCGCGTTCGAACCGTTTTGAGAGAGGTTGAGAACCACAAATGGCTGGAAAGATTTATCGTAAAGAAATCGGGAGAATATTTCCTGGTGAATGCCAATGATGTTTTTTGGATTGAAGCTGACGGCAATTACATAAATATCGTAACGAGTGATTCAAAATACTTTGTAAGGCATACTTTAACCGGGTTTGAAAACCATTTGGATTCAGCGCAGTTCTTTCGAATTTCACGATCCGTTATTGTTAATATCGATTGGATTTCAAAAATCGAAGATCATCATTATGGGAATTTTATGATTCAGATGAAAAACGGTTCAAAGCTGAAAATGAGCAAGAATTACAGGGGAATACTGGAAGAATTCAAAAACTTTTAG
- a CDS encoding SusC/RagA family TonB-linked outer membrane protein, whose product MIRKILLCGILLLIPFSIALAQTGSLTGRVTDTETGEVLPGVNVLIMDLERGAATNVDGVYTIENMPMGTYSVRFTYIGYRPLTEMVNISAGQNTLNVSLSIESYTLSDVVVTAMGLERSERSLGYASQQVSGEVLEDAQESNMVSALAGRTAGVQINNSSGQPGSSSRIIIRGNSSLLGNNQPLFVVDGVPISNESDDNIQGSTVFTGGTSNRALDLDASNIESMTVLKGASATALYGSRAANGAIIITTKSGQENQNPVITFNTSVGWSDTYTDGYQSEYLGGTNGFYYNGLPADRGGYTNNPDAGGTQTSQSWGPHKDEVPQEVLDDLGVDRIETFDPREQFYETGVNLKNSLNLSGGTNNSTYYASISNTNQDGTVPGTDLERTNVMARFGTSLSEDLNVETSVNYINTSNRWLAEGNGSQVYLYGLNFTPINFDLSQPSTFEDGTQRNFSTSFNNPIWLSENNGFTSDISRFIVNGNITYNILPWLNVSERIGIDTYTDQRKGETNIGTRGVPNGSMYDQVIKRSEINSDLMFNANFDLSQDITLEMMVGNNINIRDFSSEEVIGTGLNIPGFFHISNANSTVPNEDITEQRLVSLFSSATIDYQDIVYLTLTGRNDWTSTLPTNENSYFYGSASLGFVLTDAFELFQNTFLSYAKLRASISQIGNDAPVYSLSTIFIQSDPSDGVRGVINYPFNSVNGYRLSTSLGNPDLKPEISTEYEIGLDLRPFEGRVRLDGAYYNRKTVDQIFDIPTSSATGYTSRLTNAGELRNYGFELSGGISLIESRNFQWDVDVNFSKNTTEVVEFAPGVESIFLGGFSNPQIRIEDTKDGYGVIWGIRYQRNDDGQLLIGEDGLPLVAPDLGPIGNVSPDWTGNLRTSFSFRGISLSALLDKRQGGDILNFDQYYSSYYGTHEVTADRGSTYIFEGVNAETGAPNDIEIVRDQNFYQGHYSSIYENFVEDGSFLKLRELSLSYSLPQSMLDQLPIRSLRVTGTGRNLWIDSDFSYKDPEGSLLGAGNAQGFYHSVTPSTRSFVVSLNISF is encoded by the coding sequence ATGATTAGAAAGATACTTCTATGTGGGATTCTTTTATTAATTCCATTCTCAATAGCACTTGCACAAACAGGCAGTTTAACAGGTAGAGTTACGGATACCGAAACCGGTGAGGTATTACCCGGGGTGAATGTTTTAATTATGGACCTTGAACGGGGCGCTGCAACGAACGTGGATGGTGTTTATACCATCGAAAATATGCCTATGGGTACCTATTCAGTTAGATTTACCTATATAGGATATCGTCCGTTAACTGAAATGGTAAATATCTCGGCCGGCCAGAACACACTGAATGTGAGCCTTTCAATAGAAAGCTATACTCTCAGTGATGTGGTCGTTACCGCAATGGGCCTTGAAAGGTCTGAGCGCTCGCTTGGATATGCCTCACAGCAAGTAAGCGGGGAGGTATTGGAGGACGCTCAGGAATCGAATATGGTAAGTGCACTTGCCGGACGCACGGCTGGGGTGCAGATTAACAACTCAAGTGGACAACCTGGTTCATCATCCCGAATTATCATCAGGGGGAACTCGTCGCTGCTGGGCAATAACCAGCCACTGTTTGTTGTGGATGGCGTTCCCATCAGTAATGAGTCGGACGATAATATTCAAGGCTCAACCGTATTTACAGGTGGAACCTCAAACAGAGCCCTTGATCTTGACGCAAGTAATATTGAGTCAATGACTGTATTGAAGGGAGCCAGTGCTACCGCATTGTATGGTTCGCGGGCTGCTAATGGTGCCATTATTATTACTACCAAAAGCGGTCAGGAAAATCAGAATCCTGTAATCACTTTTAATACATCTGTAGGATGGTCTGATACATATACCGATGGTTATCAATCGGAGTATCTGGGTGGTACCAACGGCTTTTACTATAATGGGCTGCCAGCGGATCGTGGAGGTTATACAAACAATCCCGATGCCGGCGGGACACAGACCAGCCAGAGCTGGGGACCTCACAAGGATGAAGTGCCACAAGAAGTGCTTGATGATCTGGGTGTGGACCGGATTGAGACGTTCGACCCAAGAGAGCAGTTTTATGAAACCGGGGTGAACCTGAAAAATTCACTAAATCTGAGTGGTGGCACGAATAATTCAACATATTATGCTTCAATCAGTAATACCAACCAGGATGGAACCGTGCCGGGCACTGATCTGGAGCGTACCAATGTGATGGCTCGTTTTGGAACTTCCTTAAGTGAAGATCTGAATGTGGAGACTTCGGTTAACTATATAAATACGTCCAACAGGTGGCTCGCAGAGGGAAATGGATCTCAGGTTTATTTGTACGGTCTGAATTTTACGCCTATTAATTTCGATCTGTCTCAGCCCTCAACATTTGAAGACGGCACACAGCGGAATTTTTCCACTTCATTTAACAATCCTATTTGGTTATCCGAAAACAACGGTTTTACCAGTGATATAAGCCGGTTTATCGTAAACGGTAATATTACTTACAACATCTTGCCTTGGCTGAATGTTTCAGAGCGAATCGGAATCGATACCTATACCGATCAGCGAAAAGGCGAAACTAATATCGGTACACGGGGAGTCCCCAACGGTAGTATGTATGATCAGGTGATTAAACGATCGGAAATTAATTCAGACCTGATGTTTAATGCCAATTTTGATTTGTCACAGGACATCACTCTCGAAATGATGGTGGGCAATAATATCAATATCCGGGATTTCAGTTCGGAAGAAGTTATAGGGACAGGCCTGAATATTCCCGGTTTCTTTCATATCTCAAATGCAAATTCAACAGTACCCAATGAAGATATCACCGAGCAACGGCTGGTAAGCTTGTTTTCAAGTGCAACAATCGACTATCAGGATATCGTTTATCTGACATTGACAGGCCGAAACGATTGGACGTCAACCCTTCCAACTAATGAAAACTCCTACTTTTACGGGTCAGCCAGCTTAGGATTTGTCCTTACGGATGCTTTCGAACTGTTTCAAAATACTTTTCTGTCGTACGCCAAACTTCGGGCCTCCATATCCCAGATTGGTAATGATGCACCGGTATATTCCCTGTCCACAATCTTTATACAATCTGATCCAAGCGATGGAGTTCGGGGTGTGATCAATTATCCATTTAATAGTGTAAACGGGTATCGTCTGAGTACTTCGTTAGGAAATCCGGATTTGAAACCTGAAATATCCACCGAATATGAAATTGGCCTGGATCTTCGACCCTTCGAAGGCAGGGTGAGGCTGGATGGGGCTTACTATAACCGTAAAACTGTGGATCAGATCTTTGATATTCCCACTTCTTCAGCTACCGGTTATACCAGTCGGCTGACAAACGCCGGAGAATTGAGGAATTATGGGTTTGAGCTCTCTGGCGGGATCTCGTTGATCGAATCCAGAAATTTCCAGTGGGATGTGGATGTGAATTTTTCAAAAAATACAACTGAAGTGGTAGAATTTGCTCCCGGAGTGGAAAGTATTTTCCTCGGCGGATTCTCCAACCCTCAGATTCGCATTGAAGATACGAAAGATGGTTATGGAGTGATCTGGGGTATCCGTTATCAGCGCAATGATGATGGACAGTTATTAATCGGTGAAGATGGCCTGCCACTGGTAGCTCCAGACTTGGGACCGATAGGTAATGTTTCTCCTGACTGGACCGGTAACCTGCGAACCAGTTTCAGCTTCAGGGGTATCAGTTTGTCGGCCTTGCTGGACAAACGCCAGGGCGGTGATATCCTGAACTTTGATCAGTATTATTCCTCGTACTATGGAACGCATGAGGTAACAGCAGACCGCGGATCCACATATATTTTTGAAGGTGTAAATGCGGAAACCGGTGCCCCAAATGATATCGAAATTGTTCGTGACCAAAACTTCTATCAGGGTCACTACAGTAGTATCTATGAGAATTTCGTTGAAGATGGCAGCTTCCTGAAACTGAGGGAACTCAGTCTTTCCTATTCGCTTCCACAGTCAATGTTGGACCAACTTCCAATCCGTTCACTGAGAGTAACCGGAACAGGCCGTAACCTTTGGATTGATAGTGACTTTTCGTACAAAGACCCTGAAGGAAGTCTATTAGGCGCTGGAAATGCACAAGGATTTTATCACTCTGTAACGCCGAGTACGAGAAGTTTTGTGGTCAGTTTAAACATATCATTTTAA
- a CDS encoding SusD/RagB family nutrient-binding outer membrane lipoprotein, translated as MKISKIISVFLLTTVLLFVFGCEDFLDVNTDPTAPSNVPPNLQLSGLLGTFSYEIIGNDPARTTNRWVQQLSWTGFPPSSDNYDFDESGPNNFWDSTYTRVLNNAREMEQKAEENGNPAYSGISKIIQAWTFAILTDLWNEIPYSEAFDPANTTPDYDNQEFMYGEIMRLLISALENLAEQSPAPPGNDDLLYGGDMDKWKRLAYTLIARYELRLTNAPGHTAENQANAALDALQNGFTSNDDDADFQYFNNDGEENPWYQFAIDGKWDTRDQLSAHYINLLQDLNDPRLSIQARPVGAVDNNGLVAGFDPDMVEYTGNLNGEDGGGASNFSSIGTFYSAPDAPLTWFSYAEAKFIEAEAIYITQGAEAAQAVYEDAIRASMDKLDVDQGDVDTYITSLSLLSVAMDPLEEIITQKYIANFLSLENFNDWRRTGYPELEAAVDAVTPSDQIPVRYPYPSSELQNNADNVSQTGVPVGFESLVINVWWDSAN; from the coding sequence ATGAAAATCTCAAAGATAATATCAGTATTTCTATTAACAACAGTTCTGCTGTTTGTATTTGGATGTGAAGATTTTTTAGATGTAAATACGGACCCAACGGCACCCTCAAATGTGCCTCCCAATCTGCAGCTTTCAGGGTTGCTTGGAACGTTTAGTTATGAGATAATCGGCAACGATCCTGCTCGAACCACCAATCGGTGGGTACAGCAGCTTTCATGGACTGGTTTTCCTCCCTCTTCGGATAATTATGATTTCGATGAGTCGGGGCCCAATAACTTTTGGGATTCTACCTATACACGGGTTTTGAACAATGCCAGGGAAATGGAACAAAAAGCCGAGGAGAACGGCAATCCGGCTTACTCAGGAATTTCAAAAATAATCCAGGCTTGGACATTTGCCATTTTGACGGATCTGTGGAACGAAATTCCTTACAGCGAAGCATTTGATCCTGCAAATACAACGCCGGATTACGATAATCAGGAGTTCATGTATGGAGAGATTATGAGATTGCTTATTTCTGCCCTGGAAAACTTAGCAGAGCAAAGTCCGGCACCGCCGGGAAATGATGATCTGCTCTATGGAGGTGACATGGACAAATGGAAACGGCTTGCATACACCTTGATAGCTCGTTATGAACTGAGGCTTACAAACGCCCCCGGCCACACTGCCGAAAATCAGGCCAATGCAGCTCTTGATGCACTCCAAAATGGGTTTACAAGTAATGATGACGATGCAGATTTCCAGTATTTCAATAATGATGGAGAAGAAAATCCATGGTACCAGTTTGCCATTGACGGTAAATGGGATACCCGTGATCAGCTCAGTGCACATTACATCAATCTGCTGCAGGATCTTAACGATCCACGGTTGTCTATTCAAGCGCGGCCTGTAGGAGCTGTAGACAACAATGGTCTGGTGGCCGGTTTCGATCCGGATATGGTGGAGTACACAGGGAATCTAAATGGAGAGGATGGCGGTGGTGCCAGTAATTTTTCATCTATCGGTACCTTTTACAGTGCTCCCGATGCTCCGCTCACCTGGTTCAGCTATGCGGAAGCCAAGTTTATTGAGGCTGAAGCAATCTATATTACTCAGGGTGCAGAAGCTGCCCAAGCTGTTTATGAAGATGCAATACGTGCTTCGATGGATAAACTGGATGTTGATCAGGGAGATGTTGACACCTATATCACATCGCTTTCGCTGCTGTCAGTAGCAATGGATCCGCTCGAAGAGATCATCACACAGAAATATATCGCCAATTTCTTATCTCTTGAAAATTTCAATGACTGGCGACGAACAGGCTATCCTGAACTTGAGGCTGCAGTCGATGCGGTAACTCCTTCAGACCAGATTCCGGTGCGATATCCATATCCCAGTTCTGAGCTACAGAATAATGCAGATAATGTATCCCAAACCGGTGTTCCTGTTGGTTTCGAATCGCTGGTCATAAATGTGTGGTGGGACTCCGCAAATTAA
- a CDS encoding type II toxin-antitoxin system Phd/YefM family antitoxin produces the protein MDVKTVNSSSARQSFSDILNDSGYGGQRIVVTRKGKAVAAVVPIEDLEAIQALEDHKDVEEARRILSDSKSEFIPWEQAKKELIKK, from the coding sequence ATGGATGTGAAAACTGTAAATAGCTCCAGTGCTCGACAGTCCTTCTCCGATATTCTTAATGATAGTGGGTATGGAGGCCAACGGATCGTTGTCACTCGTAAGGGTAAGGCGGTTGCTGCCGTAGTACCTATTGAGGATCTTGAAGCCATTCAGGCTTTGGAAGATCACAAAGATGTTGAAGAAGCCAGACGTATTCTCTCAGATTCTAAGAGTGAATTTATTCCCTGGGAGCAAGCTAAAAAAGAGCTGATTAAAAAATAA